A genomic window from Halogeometricum borinquense DSM 11551 includes:
- a CDS encoding Hsp20/alpha crystallin family protein, with the protein MRDDRDDPFDNIFDEIERMMNEMTGGDSTGFASETHIDVYDEGEAIRLVADLPGVEKDAIDLKCDGKTLTVSAASDRREYDERIRLPVRVDEHSADASFNNGVLQVTFEKTGDSAAIDLE; encoded by the coding sequence ATGAGAGACGATCGCGACGATCCGTTCGACAACATCTTCGATGAAATCGAACGGATGATGAACGAGATGACCGGTGGTGACTCCACTGGATTCGCCTCGGAGACCCACATCGACGTGTATGATGAGGGCGAGGCCATTCGACTCGTCGCGGACCTTCCGGGTGTGGAGAAGGACGCAATTGACCTGAAGTGCGACGGTAAAACGCTTACAGTGAGTGCAGCAAGCGACCGTCGAGAGTACGACGAACGAATCCGCCTCCCCGTCCGAGTGGACGAACATTCCGCGGACGCGTCGTTCAACAACGGCGTCCTACAGGTCACATTCGAGAAGACAGGGGACTCTGCGGCTATCGACCTCGAATAG
- a CDS encoding ATP-grasp domain-containing protein: MLRLAVTTSSETFDRMQQPLAARDIAVEHLSAVSRTIRLTDTADDFDVGFVYPTRLMEGGALTAQRQLPWVNGREAVLSSRNKAGVIAALSRAGLPVPETRMVSNPVDEETVINAVADLSFPLVVKPNSATRGVGVAKVSDVDSLLGVVDYLNLVHDYRATGDKSYLIQEFVPNARDYRIMVLDGEVVGGVERRLPESLDEGRWKHNVHRGAEATELTVSERHRELAVSVAEALGIDYLGVDLLVTGELTVVSETNARPTIDHEKYASDFWDRLAALIRRTAEQS; this comes from the coding sequence ATGCTTCGACTGGCGGTGACGACATCTAGCGAGACGTTCGACCGGATGCAGCAGCCACTCGCAGCGCGGGATATCGCCGTCGAACACCTCTCTGCGGTCTCGCGAACCATTCGCCTGACCGATACCGCTGACGACTTCGACGTGGGATTCGTTTATCCGACGCGGCTGATGGAGGGCGGTGCGTTGACCGCACAGCGACAGCTTCCGTGGGTGAACGGCCGCGAGGCGGTGCTCTCATCGCGGAACAAAGCGGGCGTGATTGCGGCGTTGTCGCGGGCGGGACTGCCCGTCCCCGAGACGCGCATGGTGTCGAATCCCGTAGATGAGGAGACGGTGATCAACGCCGTCGCGGATCTCTCGTTCCCGTTGGTCGTCAAACCCAACTCCGCGACACGCGGCGTCGGCGTCGCCAAGGTGTCCGACGTGGATTCGCTGCTCGGCGTTGTCGATTATCTGAACCTCGTGCACGACTACCGGGCGACGGGCGACAAGTCGTATCTGATTCAGGAGTTTGTCCCGAACGCCCGAGACTACCGAATTATGGTGCTTGACGGAGAGGTTGTCGGTGGCGTCGAACGCCGACTCCCCGAGTCACTCGACGAGGGCCGCTGGAAACACAACGTTCACCGGGGCGCAGAGGCGACCGAACTGACGGTTTCAGAACGACACCGAGAATTAGCCGTTTCGGTGGCCGAAGCGCTTGGTATCGACTATCTCGGTGTTGATCTGCTGGTCACCGGCGAGCTGACAGTCGTCTCCGAGACGAACGCCCGGCCGACGATAGACCACGAGAAGTACGCGTCTGACTTTTGGGACAGACTGGCGGCGCTGATACGCCGTACTGCCGAGCAGTCGTAA
- a CDS encoding 50S ribosomal protein L16, with translation MADKPASMYRTIDKPSYTRREYITGIPGSKIAQHNMGNLQTGPEDYPVQISLRLEEECQIRHGSLESARLSANRVMLKQVGQKNYKMVLRKFPHQVLRENKQATGAGADRVSDGMRQSFGKVVGTAARIQRNDRVFTIYCDVEDAPIAKDALRRAYNKMSPPCRIDVEKGEELLVS, from the coding sequence ATGGCTGACAAACCTGCCTCGATGTACCGCACCATCGACAAGCCGTCGTACACTCGACGCGAGTACATCACTGGAATTCCCGGTTCGAAAATCGCACAGCACAACATGGGTAACCTGCAGACCGGCCCCGAGGACTACCCGGTTCAGATCAGCCTCCGCCTCGAAGAGGAGTGCCAGATCCGTCACGGCTCGCTGGAATCTGCGCGTCTGTCGGCGAACCGTGTCATGCTGAAACAGGTTGGACAGAAGAACTACAAGATGGTGCTCCGCAAGTTCCCCCACCAGGTCCTGCGTGAGAACAAGCAGGCAACCGGTGCAGGTGCGGACCGTGTTTCCGACGGGATGCGTCAGTCCTTCGGGAAGGTCGTCGGCACCGCCGCGCGCATCCAGCGCAACGACCGCGTCTTCACCATCTACTGCGACGTCGAGGATGCGCCCATCGCCAAGGACGCGCTTCGCCGCGCCTACAACAAGATGTCGCCGCCGTGCCGCATCGACGTTGAGAAAGGCGAAGAACTGCTCGTCTCCTAA
- a CDS encoding type 1 glutamine amidotransferase — MILVLENEVNPETRYFVPEIRRHLEAAGATVRSYPFAEHGGRPDVLHAADAVVLSGSTAGVYETETYPWMDDLRELVRELVAEKVPTLAVCFGHQLVNDALGGAVEHHGLHAGIDPVRFADDPLFDGVGTRVPLVHSDVVTELGAGMEAIAAADYYPNLASRHRDAPLWTVQYHPEFTEQLFPSIESDFEWPEDPAHRDFDGVTVERTFENFVRLVGAR, encoded by the coding sequence ATGATACTCGTTCTGGAGAACGAGGTGAATCCGGAGACGCGCTACTTCGTGCCAGAGATTCGACGACATCTCGAAGCCGCCGGTGCGACCGTCCGCAGCTATCCGTTCGCAGAGCACGGTGGCAGACCGGACGTACTCCACGCGGCGGACGCTGTCGTCCTCTCGGGGAGTACCGCAGGCGTCTACGAGACGGAGACGTATCCATGGATGGACGACTTGCGTGAACTCGTTCGAGAACTGGTCGCCGAGAAAGTGCCGACGCTCGCCGTCTGCTTCGGGCACCAGCTCGTCAACGATGCCCTCGGCGGAGCCGTCGAACACCACGGTCTCCACGCCGGTATCGACCCGGTTCGGTTCGCAGACGACCCTCTGTTCGACGGCGTCGGCACGCGTGTCCCCCTCGTCCACAGCGACGTGGTGACCGAACTCGGTGCAGGGATGGAAGCTATCGCCGCCGCGGACTACTACCCGAATCTCGCCAGTCGGCACCGAGACGCGCCGCTGTGGACCGTGCAGTATCATCCGGAGTTCACGGAACAACTGTTCCCCTCTATCGAGTCAGACTTCGAGTGGCCCGAGGATCCGGCCCACCGCGACTTCGACGGCGTGACGGTCGAGCGGACGTTCGAGAACTTCGTCCGCCTCGTGGGCGCGCGGTGA
- the nucS gene encoding endonuclease NucS — MTATTLHRPTHRDALYLLEEAFGDGRMVTMFGRCTVEYDGRASSSLGPGERLVVCKPDGTILVHTDEKRKPVNWQPPGCTHRASVRDGRLRVRSERSTPQEHLDVAFERIEQVSAYEVTDRSDLQLRGSEEDLRQRILDDPALVEAGFVPQATERETTAGPVDIFGADADGKPVVVELKRRRVGPSAASQLQRYVEALDEEFPDEGVRGILVAPSVTDRTQELLAENGLSFVAAEPIAAEADGEGNPGGVDDEGTARD, encoded by the coding sequence ATGACGGCAACGACGCTACACCGGCCGACGCACCGCGACGCGCTCTACTTACTAGAGGAGGCGTTCGGCGATGGACGGATGGTGACGATGTTCGGACGCTGTACGGTCGAGTACGACGGCCGTGCTTCGTCGAGTCTCGGGCCGGGCGAACGACTCGTCGTCTGCAAACCGGACGGAACCATCCTCGTCCACACCGACGAGAAGCGAAAGCCCGTCAACTGGCAACCACCGGGGTGTACGCACCGCGCGAGCGTCCGCGACGGCCGACTTCGCGTCCGAAGCGAGCGCTCGACGCCGCAAGAACATCTCGACGTCGCCTTCGAACGGATCGAACAGGTGTCGGCCTACGAGGTGACGGACAGAAGTGACCTCCAACTGCGGGGGAGCGAGGAGGACCTCAGACAGCGCATCCTCGACGATCCTGCACTCGTTGAAGCGGGATTCGTGCCGCAGGCGACAGAACGCGAAACGACTGCGGGACCGGTTGACATCTTCGGTGCGGACGCGGACGGGAAGCCGGTCGTCGTGGAGTTGAAGCGACGTCGCGTTGGTCCCTCCGCGGCCAGCCAACTCCAGCGGTACGTGGAAGCGCTGGACGAGGAGTTTCCCGACGAAGGCGTGCGTGGCATCCTCGTTGCTCCCTCCGTAACCGACCGCACGCAGGAGTTGCTGGCGGAGAACGGATTATCGTTCGTTGCCGCCGAACCTATCGCTGCGGAAGCGGACGGCGAAGGTAATCCGGGCGGTGTAGACGACGAAGGCACTGCACGGGACTAA
- a CDS encoding pyridoxamine 5'-phosphate oxidase family protein: protein MSPSNVEGFEPIQGNPMTDEEVDAFLREHGVGVLALTDGERAYGVPISFGYDGDNLYFVFLRGETSRKEEFAEKTAGATLTVFDVAGRYEWQSVIVSGTIRPVEDDEWDAVVSAMEANAWFPSLFSESEPMRGIGGWTLDIAEATGLRNRP from the coding sequence ATGTCGCCATCCAACGTGGAGGGGTTCGAGCCGATTCAGGGAAACCCGATGACGGACGAGGAAGTGGACGCATTCTTGCGTGAACACGGCGTCGGCGTACTCGCACTCACAGACGGAGAACGGGCGTATGGCGTGCCGATATCGTTCGGGTACGACGGAGACAACCTGTACTTCGTGTTCCTCCGAGGAGAGACGAGTCGGAAAGAGGAGTTCGCTGAGAAGACGGCGGGGGCGACGTTGACGGTGTTCGATGTCGCGGGGCGGTACGAGTGGCAAAGCGTCATCGTCAGCGGAACGATTCGACCGGTCGAGGACGACGAGTGGGACGCAGTCGTCTCTGCAATGGAGGCCAACGCGTGGTTCCCGAGCCTGTTCTCGGAATCCGAACCGATGCGGGGTATCGGCGGGTGGACACTCGATATCGCGGAAGCGACCGGGCTCAGAAATCGGCCGTAA
- a CDS encoding VanZ family protein: MRIVSLVCWCALVVIVSAVPVQSGAPVSAGLFGLGLDKVVHFGAYAVTAFLAGVALRARDVRGLALAVVVAVVLGSGVELMQAALPTRTFSLGDAAANTIGAVCGAAAYRLVSRRLDDS, encoded by the coding sequence GTGCGCATCGTCTCTCTCGTCTGTTGGTGTGCCCTCGTCGTTATCGTCTCTGCCGTCCCCGTGCAGTCGGGTGCTCCCGTTTCGGCGGGGCTATTCGGTCTCGGTCTCGACAAGGTAGTCCACTTCGGAGCCTATGCCGTGACGGCGTTCCTCGCGGGCGTTGCACTCCGGGCGCGAGACGTTCGCGGACTCGCTTTGGCCGTCGTTGTCGCTGTCGTACTCGGTAGCGGTGTGGAACTGATGCAAGCGGCGCTCCCGACGCGGACGTTCAGTCTCGGGGACGCGGCGGCGAACACCATCGGTGCCGTCTGCGGAGCAGCGGCCTACCGACTCGTCTCCCGACGGCTAGACGACAGTTGA
- a CDS encoding cold-shock protein, which yields MAEGKVDFFNDTGGYGFIETEDHDEDVFFHMEDVGGPDLEEGTEIEFEIEDAPKGPRAKNVTRL from the coding sequence ATGGCAGAAGGCAAAGTTGATTTCTTCAACGACACAGGCGGCTACGGATTCATAGAGACTGAGGACCACGACGAGGACGTTTTCTTCCACATGGAAGATGTCGGCGGCCCGGACCTCGAAGAGGGTACGGAGATCGAGTTCGAGATCGAGGACGCCCCGAAGGGCCCTCGCGCGAAGAACGTCACCCGCCTGTAA
- a CDS encoding GNAT family N-acetyltransferase: METLDRPTFETEASKEIYQFVERHGTAARHRVRDMVELPAEEFREELERLTTNGYLEEEGGTLRVVLDAGSVERYASGDLTYSIRPARTDDFDQLIDTIRDVTESSEYVVAESIAEQLLYEDTIVRHNTVESRVFFMAAHNDDILGWTHLDLPQIEKLQNTVQVTVGVREAYRGRGIGSRLLERALEWAKANGYRKAYNSIPAINDEAIAFLEAHDWHTEGIRRDHYTLDGTFVDEVMMAVEL, translated from the coding sequence ATGGAGACGCTCGACCGACCGACCTTCGAGACGGAGGCTAGCAAGGAAATTTACCAGTTCGTCGAACGGCACGGTACCGCCGCACGCCATCGGGTTCGAGACATGGTCGAACTCCCGGCCGAGGAGTTCCGCGAGGAACTGGAGCGACTCACCACTAACGGATACCTCGAAGAGGAGGGAGGAACGCTCAGAGTCGTCCTCGATGCCGGCTCTGTCGAACGATACGCGAGTGGCGACCTCACCTACTCGATCCGCCCGGCGCGGACCGATGATTTCGACCAACTCATCGATACAATCCGGGACGTCACAGAGTCGTCGGAGTACGTCGTCGCCGAGAGCATCGCCGAACAACTCCTCTACGAGGATACGATTGTCCGACACAACACCGTCGAATCGCGCGTATTCTTCATGGCGGCACACAACGACGATATCCTCGGCTGGACGCACCTCGACTTACCGCAGATCGAAAAGCTCCAGAACACCGTCCAGGTGACTGTCGGGGTGCGAGAGGCGTACCGAGGACGAGGCATCGGGAGTCGGTTGCTGGAGCGCGCACTCGAATGGGCGAAGGCGAACGGTTACCGCAAGGCGTACAACAGCATCCCGGCGATCAACGACGAGGCAATTGCCTTCCTCGAAGCCCACGACTGGCACACGGAAGGTATTCGACGGGATCACTACACGCTCGACGGCACGTTCGTAGACGAGGTGATGATGGCTGTCGAACTGTGA
- a CDS encoding DUF5995 family protein: MKSTTPVRGRRSKRLKTAATAVRTGGNGITGGDGSGRRQNSDQRGDSELLALSADPYVDVDDAHERLRELQVAFEDRGDRRAIFLSVYSRMTGAVAERVRQGYFNDADWVRDYLVVFANHYREAVHDYEAGNTADLADAWRLAFDAAVRGDSLVLQDLALGVNAHINYDLALTLATVGIEPNRSQKYADHKAVTEIIRDVFNEAQNSLATRAAPGIKTLDESLGRLDEWLCVFTIAECRESAWRTAVALDSRFSLRRQVARWTNDAAATGAAHLILVSQTSERVHDTLLMLEGSAHEDN, translated from the coding sequence ATGAAGTCAACTACGCCGGTGCGTGGGCGGCGTAGCAAGCGGCTCAAAACCGCTGCCACAGCCGTTCGGACGGGTGGTAATGGAATCACGGGGGGAGACGGTTCTGGGCGACGGCAGAATTCCGATCAGCGGGGTGATTCGGAACTGTTAGCGCTGTCGGCCGATCCGTACGTCGATGTCGATGACGCTCACGAACGGCTTCGGGAGTTACAGGTGGCCTTCGAGGACCGAGGGGACCGCCGTGCGATCTTCCTCTCGGTCTACTCACGGATGACTGGCGCAGTGGCCGAACGCGTTCGCCAGGGGTATTTCAATGACGCCGACTGGGTGAGAGACTACCTCGTTGTCTTTGCAAACCACTACCGTGAGGCCGTCCACGATTACGAAGCCGGCAACACAGCGGACCTGGCCGACGCGTGGCGATTAGCATTCGACGCCGCGGTGCGCGGGGATTCACTCGTCCTCCAAGACCTTGCACTCGGCGTCAACGCGCATATCAACTACGACCTCGCGTTGACGCTCGCGACAGTTGGTATCGAGCCGAATCGATCTCAAAAATACGCCGACCACAAAGCCGTCACTGAAATCATCCGGGACGTGTTCAATGAGGCGCAGAATTCGTTGGCAACGCGTGCTGCCCCCGGAATCAAGACACTCGACGAATCACTCGGGCGACTCGACGAGTGGCTCTGCGTGTTCACTATCGCCGAGTGTCGAGAAAGCGCGTGGCGGACAGCGGTCGCGCTTGACTCCCGATTTTCGCTTCGACGCCAAGTCGCACGCTGGACCAACGACGCCGCTGCCACGGGTGCCGCGCACCTCATCTTGGTCTCCCAGACGAGCGAGCGCGTTCACGATACGCTCCTCATGCTCGAAGGCTCGGCGCACGAAGACAACTGA
- a CDS encoding SH3 domain-containing protein, producing MTAPAIYDHYRADDAAVSDGVYRVVGTDDETVTLLRVADADRRRSNTGEIVTIHRDRLDGFVSAENPDGNRPVGAAVASQLRMVYWSVRAFVRQLAAHPLPAAVAGAFVLVGALGDHFFQLPEAALSASIIVGSLGLAYVGSGRL from the coding sequence ATGACTGCACCCGCCATCTACGACCATTACAGGGCAGACGACGCAGCTGTTTCGGACGGCGTCTACCGGGTTGTCGGCACCGACGACGAGACGGTCACGCTCCTTCGGGTTGCGGACGCCGACAGACGGCGGAGCAACACCGGTGAAATCGTGACGATTCACCGCGACCGCCTCGACGGGTTCGTTTCGGCGGAGAATCCGGATGGGAACCGTCCGGTCGGAGCCGCTGTCGCGTCGCAACTGCGGATGGTCTACTGGTCGGTTCGCGCTTTCGTTCGGCAGTTGGCGGCGCATCCACTCCCGGCCGCCGTCGCGGGAGCGTTCGTACTGGTCGGTGCGCTCGGAGACCACTTCTTTCAGTTGCCCGAAGCCGCACTCAGCGCGTCGATTATCGTAGGGAGTCTCGGACTCGCGTACGTCGGCAGCGGCCGCCTGTAA